The Acidobacteriota bacterium region CGATGACCGGCGTTTTACACCGGGAGAAGATCTCGTAACCATCACCGCCCTTCAGGAGGAAATCGTTGATGGTCACCCGGTAGGTCCGGGACTCGTCCAGCGCCTGGCCGCCGACGGCGATGGATTTGAGCCGGGGGTGTGCCCTGGGGTCCTGGACGTAGACGATCCTCGCCCCCGAGACCTGCAGGCTGGTTTTCCCCCAGAAGGGCATCTCCTCGAACAGGGTCCGCACGTCCTTCCCGGACATCTCGACGGTGACCACCTTGTTCTCGAAGGGGTAGACGGCCATCACGTGCTCGAGGGTGATCCGGCCCTTGGGGATCCCCGCCCGGATGCCCCCGCTGTTCTGCACCGCGATGTCCGCCCCCGTCTTGGCCCGGAGGGCGTCGCAGAGCAGGTTGCCCAGGTTCGACTCGCCGCTGGGGGGGTGAACGAGTTCCACGGCCGCCTCGCCCACCACCTCGGCGTACTCGTCGGCGATCCGGTCGTAATAGTTGGCCACCAGGCGATCTGCCGCCGCGTCCCAGGGGGCGTTCGGGCCGGCGATGATGCGGCGGAGCGTGCTCCCGGCCTCCACTTCGACGGGGGCCCCGGGGTCTTTCGGGACCCGCAGGTTCAGCACGCCCAAAAAGATCCCGTAGCACCCGGCCTGCACGATCGCGGTCTTCCCCCGCAGAACCGGTTCGAAGAGGGGGGCGTGGACGTGCCCGCCCACGATGGCGTCGATGCCGGGCACCTTCTCGGCCAGTTCCTCGTCGCCGCGGAGGCCGAGGTGGGAAAGCACCACCACCAGGCGGGCCCCCTTCGCCCGGAGTTCTTTCATGATGGGCGGAAGGACTACTTCAGGCGCCTGGAAGCGGAGGCCCCGGACGTGGTCGGCGAAGG contains the following coding sequences:
- a CDS encoding bifunctional metallophosphatase/5'-nucleotidase, which produces MKPSANHFPYRRLVGRAARRTALAVALFFTLQAVLLLAAPPEGHTHITILHVNDIHGFMRPFMDKSAHPDHPVGGSAYLSGLIAELRAANPGGTLLVSAGDMFQGTAVSNRFYGKPMVEVMNYLGFDGMAVGNHEFDWGVEKLNEMIAGAKFPFLAANLTDDQGKPLPGIKPYVIIERSGLKIALVGLCSTSTPQLTFADHVRGLRFQAPEVVLPPIMKELRAKGARLVVVLSHLGLRGDEELAEKVPGIDAIVGGHVHAPLFEPVLRGKTAIVQAGCYGIFLGVLNLRVPKDPGAPVEVEAGSTLRRIIAGPNAPWDAAADRLVANYYDRIADEYAEVVGEAAVELVHPPSGESNLGNLLCDALRAKTGADIAVQNSGGIRAGIPKGRITLEHVMAVYPFENKVVTVEMSGKDVRTLFEEMPFWGKTSLQVSGARIVYVQDPRAHPRLKSIAVGGQALDESRTYRVTINDFLLKGGDGYEIFSRCKTPVIGPPVRDTLVEYIRAHSPVSPAMEGRITVE